Sequence from the Ereboglobus luteus genome:
GCGGGCAAAAGTCTGGCGCGTGTATTACACGCCGGTGTCCGAGGCGGTTTATCGCGACCGCGTGGAGGAAATCGGTCGCGTTGTCTTCCGCGACGACAAGGTCGAGTCAATCGAGCAAGTGCAATAAACGGGCGCAGCCCTGCGCCATGCCGCCGGACGAACACCAAGTCGGGCGCCTCAAATTCGTGATTGCCCTCCCCATCCGCCGCCCTTGAATGCGAGGCCGTTCCCCTTTGGTTTTCGCGGGCATAGTATATCGGCTATTATGCGTGCTTCCCAAGCATGAGAGGAGGGTTCGATTCCCTCTGCCCGCACCAATGGCCCTGATTGCCGGCCGGCTCCGGCGCGGCCCCTTGCAGTCTGAATCATGAAAAATATTTTTTGGCGCCTTTTCCTCATACAACAACTTTTTGCATGGTTCGGCGCCGTGCTGGCGCTTGGAGCCGCGCAGGAGCGGGACAAGAGGCCCAACATCTTTTTCTTTTTTGCCGACGACTGGGGACGCTACGCGGGCGTATACAAGGAAAACCCCGTCAACCAGCTCGTGAACACGCCCGCAATCGACCGGGTGGGACGCGAAGGCGTGAGATTCACCAACACGCATGTCAACGCGCCCAGTTGCACGCCGAGCCGCAGTGCGTTGTTCTCAGGGCAATACTTTTACCGCACCGGACGCGGCGCGATCCTGCGCCCCGCGATCTGGGATGAATCGATTCCGACCTTCCCGTTGCTGCTCGAAAAGTCCGGCTATTTTATCGGCCACACTTACAAGGCGTGGGGACCGGGAGTGCCGGCAAACGCTCCATTCGGCGCCAAGCGCACGCAATTCACCGGCGCGGGCAATCGCTTCAACAGATTTTCCCAGAACGTCACCAAGCTCGTAGCAAAAGGCGGGAACCTCGATGCCGCCAAGGAGCAGATTTACAAGGAGTGCATTGACAACTTCGAGGCGTTTCTCGCCAAGCGGCGCGCCACGCCGGAGGACGCGACAAAACCGTTTTGTTATTATTTCGGCCCCACAAACACGCACCGCGCATGGGAAAAAGGCTCGGGCAAGGCGCTCTGGAATCTCGACCCCGAAAAATTGAAGGGACGCATGCCCAAATTCCTGCCCGACGTGCCCGAGGTGAGGCAGGATTTTTGCGATTATCTCGGCGAAGTGCTCGCGCTCGATGCCGTGCTCGAACGGTTCATCGCCAAGCTCGAGGCCATGGGCGAGCTCGACAACACGGTCATCGTTCTGAGCGGCGATCATGGCATCCCCGGTTTTCCGCGGGCGAAGTGCAACCTCTACAACATCGGCACTGAAGTCGCGCTGCTCGTGCGCTGGGGAGACAAGGTCAAGGGCGGTCGCACGGTGGACGACTTCATCAACCTGATGGACCTCGCGCCCACGTTTCTGGAAATCGGCGGGGAAAAACCGCCCGCCTGCATGACGGGCCGCAGCATCCTGCCGCTGCTGCTCTCCGACAAAAACGGGCAGATTGATCCGGCACGCGATTACGTTGTCACCGGACGCGAAAGGCATGTCGAACGCGCGCGCGCCGACCTCACGCCGTATCCGCAACGCGCCATCCGCACGAAGGACTTTTTGTATATTCGCAACTTCAAGCCCGAACGCTGGCCCGTCGGCGATCCTTACGCTTGGAACGCCAAAAAACTGCCCGCGGATTTTGCCGAAAAAAGCAACTCCACGCATTTCGCGTTTGCGGACATGGACGCGAGCCCGACAAAAACCTGGCTCATGCTGCACGGCTCCAAACCGGAGTGGATTGTGCACTGGAAATACGCCTTTGGAAAACGTCCCGCGGAAGAGTTGTATGATTTGCGCACCGACCCCGACTGCCTCGTCAACGTCGCGACCGATGCGGATTACAACAAGCAGCGCCAAACGCTTGCCGCCCGCATGATGGAGGTGCTTGCGCAGACCAACGACCCGCGCGTGACAAACGGCGGAGACATGTTCGAAAACCCGCCCTTTGCCGGACCGGGAACGGAAGAAATCAGAAAGCCCCGGTGACAAAAATCGAAAAGGCCGGCGCGTAAAAAATGCGGCGTGCGGGACTCTCGCGGGACAAAACGCAGCGTGTGAATAACAATGGCTTTCCTCATGCCGCGACTTGCGCACGTTTGATGGCGCAATGACTTTCCTGTTCTGGCTCAAAAAAATCATCGGACTCTTTTTCATGCCGCTGCAGTTCGCGCTTATTATCGGCGTGATCGGCGTGGTGTTCATCTGGCTTCGCAAACGCGAGAAGCTCGCG
This genomic interval carries:
- a CDS encoding sulfatase family protein is translated as MKNIFWRLFLIQQLFAWFGAVLALGAAQERDKRPNIFFFFADDWGRYAGVYKENPVNQLVNTPAIDRVGREGVRFTNTHVNAPSCTPSRSALFSGQYFYRTGRGAILRPAIWDESIPTFPLLLEKSGYFIGHTYKAWGPGVPANAPFGAKRTQFTGAGNRFNRFSQNVTKLVAKGGNLDAAKEQIYKECIDNFEAFLAKRRATPEDATKPFCYYFGPTNTHRAWEKGSGKALWNLDPEKLKGRMPKFLPDVPEVRQDFCDYLGEVLALDAVLERFIAKLEAMGELDNTVIVLSGDHGIPGFPRAKCNLYNIGTEVALLVRWGDKVKGGRTVDDFINLMDLAPTFLEIGGEKPPACMTGRSILPLLLSDKNGQIDPARDYVVTGRERHVERARADLTPYPQRAIRTKDFLYIRNFKPERWPVGDPYAWNAKKLPADFAEKSNSTHFAFADMDASPTKTWLMLHGSKPEWIVHWKYAFGKRPAEELYDLRTDPDCLVNVATDADYNKQRQTLAARMMEVLAQTNDPRVTNGGDMFENPPFAGPGTEEIRKPR